AACGGATGGCGTAGACGCCGACGAGGAGAAGAACCACTCCGATCGTGCGGAAGAGGCCCACCGGCGCGCTGAGCTGGTGGCCGGGGCCGGTCATGTCCTGCGCGCTGAATGCGAACGCTCCTCCGGCCCAGATCGCAGGTACGGCGGCGATCGCCCATCCGGTGCCGCGTCGCTCAGCTGTGATGCGAGCGCGCCTCCAATAGTCTGCGGCCTCAACGCGATCCATGCCGAGTGTGTATCGGAGCAGCGTTGGAATTGGCGGCTGCGACGGCGGCGGTTGGTAGGCGGCGGCAGAGGGAGCGGCGGGTGATGGTGCGGGTGGCGCGCTCACGGGTGCTCCGAGTGGCGTCTGGACCGGAGTCGTCCGGGACGCCGACTGCGGGCGACTCGGAGTTTGCCGCAGGCCAATAGTGGTCGCAGGAGCGGGGAGCCCGGCGGACATCAGCGGAGTGGGATCTGCCTGGGGCTGCAGATCGCGGAGGAGGCTCACCCAGACACCGGGGGTGGGACGGTCGGCGACAGTCGTGGTGAGTGCTCGAACGAGGAGGGGTTTCAGGACTTCGAGATCCGCGGGCAGGTCGTCGGCGTCGCGGGTGTGCTGGTCACCGGCGAAGAGGCGCAGTACGAGGAGGCCGAGCTTGTAGGCATCGCCCTCGGGAGTGCCGACCTGTTCTCCGGCGGGAACGTTCCAGCTCGGCGTTTCGGCCTGGGGGAGGGCACTTCTGCCGCCATGGACCATGGCATCGCAGTCGAGAAAGTAGACCGCGCTGGTCGCCGGGTCGAAGAGAATGTTCTTGGGCGAGAAGTCGCCGATCGTGTAGCCGCCCTTGTGCAGGACCGCCATCGCGGTCGCCACGGAGATCAGCAGGTCGATCTGGGTGCGTCGGCTGATCGCGAAGCCGAGATTGCCGAGAAACTGCGGGCTGTTGAGTAGATGCTGGAATTCGTTGAGGATCGGTTTGCGGTCCGCGCCGCGCGGACTCGGCGAGGTGAACTCAGCCGGGACGGCAGGCATCAGAAAACCGGTGACCGCGCCGGAGTCGGCGACCAGAGCGCAGGGCCACGCGAAGACGTCCAGCCGGCGGTCTCGCTGGACATCGTCGATCCCGGCCATGGTCGCGACCATGGCGTGGAGGGCGTCGACGTCGAGGTCGGCGAGTGGTCCGGGCTTGTACGCCTTGTAGACCATGTCCCGCCCGAAGAGCGCCGAACCGGTGCGCAGCACCGCGCCCTGACCGCCCTTGCCGAGTTCGTCGCCGAGGTTGAGCGCAGCGCGATCGATCGGTGTCGTGGTCACTGTTCCCCTTGTCGTGCATACCGTGGTGTGCAGAGAATATCCGAGATTCAACGGTGACACGTCACGTGGATGGTCCCCGGCCGCGGGGAGGGGTGCGGCCGGGGACCCACCCCTTCTCTGTCTGGGATTCGACGGCGCGCGGAAATCGGATTCGCGCGCCGGGGTCACCAGGCGAAGGGGTCGTCGAACTTCGGTGGGAGTGGGACGGTCAATGCGCGGCGCAGGCCGCACGGGTTGCACGGATCGCGGTCGATCATCTCGCCGGTCCAGCGGAAGACCTGGTACCCGAGGTCGCGGAGGCGAGCGTCGATCGCGTCGCGCTCGCGGCATTCGCGGTGCGGGCCGTCCGGATGGCGGGGCCGCCAGTCGCGCTCGCGCCGCCAGCCGCGGCGGTCGTCCTCGTCGCCGCGCCGGTCGAAATCGCAGAACCGGTCGACCTCTTCACAGAAGCCGATCACCTTCTGCTCGGGCCACACGAACGGCGGCGTGGCGACGACGATGCCGTCGTCGTCGATGATGTCGATACACAGCTCGGGTGTGGGCAGGCCGAGTCCGGCGAGGAGGATCCGGCTTCGGCTCTGGGATTCGGTCTGAGCGCGGCCGTCGAGCAGGGCGAGTGCGTCGGTGACACGCTGGCGTTCGCCGGGACCCAGGAGCGCGGCCTCCGCTTCCAACTCGGCCATCGTCGCGATGCCTTCGCGGAGGATGCGGTCGCCGACGACCACGAAGCCGTCGCTCTGTGCGTACTGCCGGGGCCGCCACAGGTCGACGAGGGTCCGGGCCAGGCTGATCACCTCGACGCCCTCGACGACGACCGTCGACGGCGGCCGATGATCATGAGTACTGGTCGCGGCGCTGCGCCGGATGGTCCTGCGCTCGTCGAGGTAGTTGTAGAACTCGATCGGGTCGTAGCGGTAGTGCGAGTAGGTTCGATGGCTGTTCTCCAGCGGCACCACGCCGTGCAGTCGGGCCGCGGTCTTGCCACCGACGACCAGCCCCGACACCTCCGGTAGCCGCAGGTAGGCGCCGATCGCGGCCAGCAGCTGGCGGCGGCCGTCACCGCGGGCGATGTCCGGCGGGCCGAAGAACTCGCTTCGGAACTCGGCGATCAGCCCGGCGCGTTCGGCCGCCCGGATCGGAGCCATGGCCAGGCCGGCGGCCTTCAACTCGCTGCGATGGACGGCGTGGTCCAGGGTGCGGAGCAGATCGGGAACGGGTACTTCGGCGGTCGTCATGTGACCACCGTCGTCGGTGCGTGTGCCGCGCGGAAGAGGTGGTTGCGGTGTGCTGTGGACAACTCACGTCGTCCACAGCATCGAGCCACCGGGTCTTGACGGGCCGGAGAACTATGCGGTACGTGACTCGGTGTCGAGGAGGTCGCCCCAGCCGTGGCGTTCGATGCTCGCGCGGAGTCGAGGGGTCGGGGTGTTGCCGGTCAACCATGTCGCGAGCGCGCCCGCGACATGGTTCTGTCTGGCCCCCCGACCTCGGTCTGTGGTGCCCGTCCGGTCCGCGTCGTTGAGGGGGTCTTCTCAATCGGTGGGCCGGAGCCGGGTGAAGCCGGCGGCGTGGGCGGCGGGGAAGCCGTCGATCGGGCCGGTGGTCATCTCGACCTGGGCGCGCGCCTGGTCGACCACCGGGGTGCTCGGATCGAGAACGGAGAGGTACTCGCGGTGTTCGGCCAGGGAGGCGACGGCGGTCTCCACGAAGCCGTCGACGTCCACGGCGTGCGTCGAACCGGGGCCGTTGACGAACAGTGCACGCGGTGGATCCGGCAGGGAGTCGTAGGCGTCCACGACGGCCGCCGCGAACTCCATGTGATCACGCTGATTGGGTCGCCCGGGAGCCCACTCGGGCCCGCCGTACAACGACAGCACGATGTCCGGGTTCACCCGCACGACGGTCTCGGCGATCTTCGCGCGCAGTTCGGGGGTGTTGAACAACTCGCTGTCGGTGAATCCCCAGAACTCGACCTCGCCGACGCCGACGACGGCTGCCGAGGCACGTTGCTCGTCCTCGCGGAGCGGCCCGGCCTGCTCCGGCGACATGCCTGCGATCCCGGCCTCGCCGGACGTCGCGAGGGCGTAGGTGACGACCTTGCCCTCGGCCGTCCACCTCGCGATGGCGGCTGCCATCCCGTACTCGGGATCGTCCGGATGAGCAACGAGCACGAGCGCGGTGGACCAGTCCCCGGGGAAAGCGGTGATCTCCATGGCCCCAGACGCTACCCTGGATTCATGGCGAGGTTCAGCCCCCTCGAATGGCCGGTGATCCGGCAACTCCGCTCCGGCGACACGTTCGGCCGCGGTCCCGCGGTGGAATCGGCGCGCACCAAGAAGATGGAGTCGCGCACCACGACCGCCGACCGCGTGGTGCAGAGTGTGTGCCCGTTCTGCGCCGTCGGCTGCGGGCAGAAGGTGTACGTCAAAGATGATCGGGTCATCCAGATCGAGGGCGACCCGGATTCGCCGATCTCCCGGGGCCGACTGTGCCCGAAGGGCAGCTCGAGCGAGCAACTGGTCAATAACCCGTTGCGGCAGACCAAGATCCGTTACCGGGCACCGTACGCCACACAGTGGCAGGACCTGGAGTTGGACACCGCGATCGACATGATCGCCGACCGGTTCATCGAAGCGCGCCGCCACCACTGGCAGGACGTGGACGCTCATGGCCGGCCGCTGCGCCGGACGATGGGCATCGCCTCACTCGGCGGCGCCACGCTCGACAACGAAGAGAACTATCTCATCAAGAAGCTCTTCACCGCCGCCGGCGCGATCCAGATCGAGAATCAGGCGCGCATATGACACTCCGCCACGGTTCCCGGTCTGGGAGCCTCGTTCGGCCGCGGCGGCGCCACCCAGTCCCTGCAGGACATGGCCAATGCGGATTTCATCCTGCTCATGGGCGGGAACATGGCCGAAGCGCACCCCGTCGGATTTCAGTGGGTCACTGAGGCCAGGTCACGCGGCGCCCGGGTGATCCACGTCGATCCGCGATTCACCCGCACCTCGGCGGTGGTCGACAGGCACATCTCGATCCGCGCCGGATCGGACATCGTGCTGCTCGGCGGGCTGATCAATTATGCGATCAGCCGCGAGCGGTACTTCCACGACTACGTGGTGGCCTTCACCAACGCGGCGACCCTGATTGACGCCGAATACCAGGATGCGGAGGACCTCGGCGGGCTGTTCTCCGGGTTCGACGGCGAGACCGGCACCTACGATCAGACGTCGTGGCAGTACGCGGACGAGCGCGATGAGACGCTGCAGGATCCGCGGACGGTGTTCCAGATCCTCAAGCGGCACTACGCCCGGTACACCCCGGAGATGGTCGCCCAGATGTGCGGCGTCCCGGAGGACGAGTTCGTGTACCTGGCCGAGTCGATGCTCGACAACTCCGGCCCCGAGCGCACCGGCTGTATCGGCTACGCGACCGGATGGACGCAGCACACGATGGGCGCGCAGGTGATCCGGACGGCGTCGATCCTGCAGTTGCTACTGGGCAACGTCGGACGTCCGGGCAGCGGCATCATGGCGCTGCGCGGACATGCGAGCATTCAGGGTTCCACCGACATCCCGACGCTGTTCAACCTGCTGCCCGGCTATCTGCCGATGCCGTCGGCCGGCCGGCACGACACCCTCGGGCAGTACCTCGACGCGATCCGCCCGGAAACGCACAAGGGTTACTGGGAGTACGCGGACGCCTACACCGTCAGCCTGCTGAAGGCCTGGTGGGGCGATGCGGCGACCGCCGACAACGACTGGTGCTACGACTATCTGCCGCGCCTGGACGGGCCGGCCGGCACCTACCAGACGGTGGTGGACATGCTCGACGGCAAGGTCGACGGCTACTTCGTCGTCGGCCAGAACCCGGCCGTCGGCTCGGCCAACAGCCGCCAGCAGCGGATGGCGATGGCCAAGCTGAAGTGGCTGGTGGTGCGCGATCTGAACATGATCGAGAGTGCGACCTGGTGGAAGGAGGGCCCGGAGATCGCGTCGGGTGAACTCAAGACCGAGGAGATCGGCACCGAGGTCTTCTTCCTCCCGGCGGCCACCCACGTGGAGAAGGCGGGCTCGTTCACCCAGACACAGCGCATGGTGCAGTGGCGTCACAAGGCCGTCAACCCGCCGGGGCAGGCGCAGTCCGAGCTGGAGTTCTACTACGAACTCGGCAAGCGGATCCGCGAGCGCCTCGCGGGCTCCGACGATCCCCGGGACCGGCCGCTGCTCGACCTGACCTGGGATTACCCAGTCGACGAGGACGGTGAGATCATTCCCGAGTCGGTGCTCGCGGAGATCAACGGCCGCTATCTCACCGGCGAGCGCGCGGGGGAACCGCTCACCTCGTTCGGCCAGCTCAAGGCCGACGGCTCGACGATCGCCGGCTGCTGGATCTACACCGGCGTGTACGCCGACGGCGTGAACAAATCGGCGCGCCGGGTGCCGCAGGGCGGGCCCGGCGTCACCCAGTCGGAGTGGGGCTGGGTCTGGCCCGCCGACCGGCGGATCCTCTACAACCGCGCCTCGGCCGACCGGGACGGCCGGCCATGGAGCGAGCGCAAGAAGTACGTCTGGTGGGACGAGGAGGCCGGCCGCTGGACCGGAGCCGACGTCGTCGACTTCCCGGCGACCCGGGCCCCGGGCACCGTGCCGCCGGACGGCGCCACCGGCGCTGACGCGATCGGCGGCGACGACGCGTTCATCATGCAGTCCGACGGTAAGGGCTGGCTGTTCGCCCCGACCGGGCTGGTCGACGGCCCGCTGCCGACGCACTACGAGGCACAGGAATCGCCGGTCGCGAACGCCCTCTACCCGCAGCAGCAGGCGCCGGCGCGGCTCACCATGCCGCGCACCGACAACCTCGATGCCCCCAGTGCCGGGCAGCCGGGCGACGACGTGTACCCGTACGTGTTCACCACCTACCGGCTCACCGAGCACCACACCGCGGGCGGCATGAGCCGCTGGTCGCCGTACCTGGCCGAACTGCAGCCGGAGATGTTCTGCGAGGTGTCCCCGGAGCTGGCCGCCGAATGCGGGCTGGTGAACGAGGGCTGGGCGACGATCATCTCACCGCGTGCGGCGATCGAGGCCCGAGTGCTGGTGACCGACCGATTGCGACCGCTGCAGATCAACGGCCGGGTGGTGCATCAGGTCGGCCTGCCCTATCACTGGGGAGTGGGCAGCGATGCGGTGGTCGCCGGGGATGCGGCCAACGACCTGGTGGGCGTCACCATGGATCCGAACGTCTTCATCCAGGAGTCGAAGGTCGGTTCGTGCGCGGTGGTCGCCGGGCGACGACCGCAGGGCGCGGCCGTCGACGAGTTGGTGCGCGAATATCAGCAACGCGCCGGAACGACGGTGGAGACCGACAACGTCCGGCTCACGGTGCCGCCGGAGATCGCGGCCGCGTCGGCGGTCACCGCGCGCCACCGCATCGTTCATTCGGCGATGGAGGATACGGTTCCGGACGAGACGACCGGGACCGAGCCGATGGAGGGAGGTGCCTGATGGGCCAGCTGACCGGACCGTCCGACCCCAGCGCCGACGCGCACTGGCCGGTCCATGAAGAACGCCGCGGCTTCTTCACCGACACCTCGATCTGTATCGGCTGCAAGGCCTGCGAGGTGGCGTGCAAGGAATGGAACCGCAACCCGCGGGACGGTGATCTGGAGTTCACCGGGATGTCGTACGACAACTCGGTCTCGCTCGGCGCCAGCACCTGGCGGCACGTCGCCTTCATCGAGCAGGACGCCGAACGGATCGCCGCGGCCCGGGAGTCCGGCGCGCGATTGGTCGGGCTCGGTATGCCGCAGATGCGCGGCTCGTCGTCCGCGGCCGAGCAGGCGCCGACGGAGGGGGAACGACCGGACACGACGCCGCCGGACACTCCGGAGTTCCGCTGGCTGATGTCGTCGGACGTGTGCAAGCACTGCACGCACGCCGGCTGCCTGGACGTGTGCCCGACCGGGGCGATGATGCGCACCGAGTTCGGCACCGTCGTGGTGCAGACCGACATCTGCAACGGGTGCGGCACCTGCGTCGCGGGCTGCCCGTTCGGGGTGGTGGAGCGGCGCAGCGACGGCACCGCCGCGCCGACCACCCGGCAGGGCGAGCGCAAGGGCGAGCAGCCGGAGGTTCCCAACAAGGGCATCGCACAGAAGTGCACCCTCTGCTACGACCGGCTGCGCGACGGCGAGACTCCGGCGTGCGCCAAGACCTGCCCGACCACCTCGATCAAGTTCGGGGACCGCAGGGACATGGTGGCGCAGGCACACGCGCGGGTGGAGCAGCTGCACGCGCAGGGAATGACCGAGGCGCGGCTCTACGGCGCCAACGAGCACGACGGCGTCGGCGGCACCGGTTCGGTGTTCCTCCTGCTCGACGAGCCCGAGGTCTACGGCTTGCCGCCGGATCCGCGCGTGTGCACCGCGGACCTGCCGTCGATGTACAAGCGCGCCGGGGTGGCGGTGGCCGGGATGGCCGCGGCTGTCGCCGTGTCGTTCCTCGGTTCCTGGCGGGACCGCTCCGGGAGAAGCCGATGACGAGTTCGGAGTACGACCAGTTCCGCCCGCCGCGTCCACCGCGGAAAGGCAAGGGACGCAAGGGCGGCGGCAAGGGGCCCGGTCGCCGCGGCGACGACCTCATGGTGCCGCAGGCCGAGGTGGAGCACCTCGACGCGCGCGGCTACTACGGTCACCCGGTGGTCAAGGCGCCGCCGTGGGAATGGCCGGTCGGCGCCTATCTCTTCCTCGGCGGTGTCGCCGGGGGATCGGGTCTCCTCGCCCTCGGCGCGCAACTGACCGGCCGGCCGGTCCTGCGCCGCAACACCCGGCTCGCCGGTCTGGGTGCGGCAGGCCTGGGCGCCGTCGCGCTCCTGGCGGATCTGGGCCGGCCCGAACGCTTCCTGCATATGCTGCGCACCTTCAAGGTCACCTCGCCGATGAGCGTGGGCTCCTGGATCCTGGTGGGCTACAGCAGCTTCATCGGGGTGGCCGCGGCCGGGGAGGTGGACCGGCTCACCGGTGACCGGCTGCCGCTCGGGCCGCTCCGCCCGGTGATGCGCGCCGTGGAGCCGACCGCCGGGGTGGCCGCGGCAGGCCTGGCCGCCCCGCTCGCCGCGTACACGGCCGTGCTGCTCGGCGACACCGCCATGCCGACCTGGAACGCGGTGCACCGGGAACTGCCGTTCGTGTTCGTCAGCTCGGCGAGTCTCGCGGCCGCCGGCGCCGCACTCGTCACCACACCGGCACCGGAGGCCGGACCCGCCCGCAACCTCGCGGTGCTGGGGGTGATCGGTGACGTGATCGCGACCCGGGTGATGGAGAAGCGGGCCGACCCGGTGGCCATTGAGCCGCTGCACCACGGGACACCCGGGAAACTGATGCGCTGGGCGGAACGACTCGCCGTCGCCGGGGGTGTCGGCGCCCTGCTGGCCGGTGGTCGCCGGGGGCGCGTGCGACGCGGCGTGGCCGCGCTGTCCGGGGCGACGCTGCTCGCCGCCTCGGCGTGCACCCGCTTCGGCGTCTTCGAGGCGGGTCTGGAGTCGGCGGCCGATCCGCGCTACACGATCGAACCGCAGAAGCGGCGCCTCGCGCGGCGTCGTGCCGAGGGGATCACCGGCGACGCGATCACCGGACTGTGATGCCGGCCGGGCCGCCGTCGGCGGGCACCAGGTGGCCGATCACCGGGTAGCCGGGCACCTCGCCGGCCACCAGCAGGCCGCCGGAGGTCTGGGCGTCGGCCAGGAGCAGGAGGTCGTCCTCGCTGATCCCGGCCCCGGCGGAGAGCCGCGGCCGGACCCAGTCCAGGTTGCGCTGCGTGCCGCCGGAGACGAACCCGTCGCGCAGGGCCTCGCGGGCCCCCTCGAGCACCGGCACCGCGGCGGCGTCGAGCACCGCCGAGACCCCGGAGGCGCGGCACATCTTGTACAGGTGGCCCAGCAGGCCGAAACCGGTCACGTCGGTCGCCGCGCGGGCACCGGCCGCGAGCGCCGCCGCGGCGGCCTCCCGGTTGAGGGCGGTCATCGACGCGATCGCACCCGCGAACACCTCACCGGTCCGCTTGTGCCGGTTGTTCAGCAGACCGACACCGATCGGCTTGGTCAGGGTGAGCGGGAGCCCGGCGGCCGCGGAGTCGTTGCGCAGCAAGCGGTCCGGGTCGGCGACACCGGTCACCGCCATGCCGTATTTCGGCTCGGGATCGTCGATCGTGTGACCGCCGATCACCGGGCACCCAGCCCGTGCGCCGATGTCGAGGCCGCCCCGCAGCACCTCGGTCATCATCTCCATCGGCAGCACGCCGCGCGGCCAGCCGACCAGGTTGATCGCCACCACCGGGCGCCCGCCCATCGCGTAGACGTCGGAGAGCGCGTTCGCCGCTGCGATCGCGCCCCAGTCGTAGGGCGAATCGACCACCGGAGTGAAGAAGTCGGCCGTCGAGAGCACCGCGAGACCGTCGGCGATCCGGACGGCGGCGGCATCGTCGCCGTCATCGAGGCCGACCAGGACATCCGGGGAGGTCTGGCCGACGAGCCCGGCCACCGCCTCCTCCAATTCGCCCGCGGGAATCTTGCACGCGCACCCGCCGCCGTGCGCGTAATCGGTCAGTCGCTTCAGGTCGCTCACACCAACCGAGGATAGGCCGCTATGTTGGTCAGCGGAGGCGTCTGGGTTCCTGGTGGGCCCCCCGGTCTTCAAAACCGGTGAGATCGAGTATCTCGGTCTGGCGGGTTCGATTCCCGTCCGTCTCCGCCAACTTGTGCCGGATGTGAGAGGTCGCGATGAATCAGATTGCCGCGCAAGGTGATCCGCGTCGTCGCATCCCCCGCACCGATGTGCTGCTCGCGCTGCCCGAGGTCGCCGCGGCCCGCGCACGACTCGCCGAGCACGTGGTGGCTGCGCGGGTGCGCGACGCCGCGGAGCGGGCCCGGCGCGGTGAACTCGCCCCGGAGGACGTCGCCCGGGCCCTGGCCGACGACCTGGCCGCCGCCCGTCCGGTGTCGCAGACCCCGGTGATCAACGCGACCGGGGTGGTGGTGCACACCAACCTCGGGCGGGCGCCGCTGCCGCCTGCCGCGATCGCCGCGCTGGTCGACGCCGCCGGATACGTGGACGTCGAGATGGATCTGGACGCCGGAGTCCGCAGCAAACGCGGCGTCGGGGCGCGGGCCGCGCTGCTGGCGGCCTGCCCGGCCGCCGAGGATGCCCTCGCGGTGAACAACGGGGCGGCGGCGCTGGTGCTCGCGACCACCGCCCTGGCCGCCGGACGCGAGGTGATCGTCTCCCGCGGCGAATTGATCGAGATCGGCGCGGGCTTCCGGCTGCCGGACCTGATCGCGTCGACCGGCGCACGACTGCGCGAGGTGGGCACCACCAACCGCACCCACCTGCGCGACTACCTCGATGCCATCGGGCCGGACACCGGCTGCATCCTCAAGGTGCACCCGAGCAACTTCCGGGTCACCGGCTTCACGTCCGGGGTCTCGGTGCGCGAGCTGGCCGGTCCCGCCGCCGAGCGCGGGATCCCGCTGGTCGTAGACCTCGGCAGTGGGCTGCTGGCACCCGACCCGCTGCTGCCCGACGAGCCGGACGCCACCACCACCCTGAACGACGGCGCCGACCTGACCACCGCCAGCGGCGACAAGCTGCTCGGCGGTCCGCAGGCCGGGCTGATCCTGGGCCGGGCTCCGCTGGTGCAGCGGCTGTCCCGGCATCCGCTGGCCCGCGCCGTCCGCATCGACAAGCTCGCACTGGCCGCGCTGGAGGCCACCGTCGCCGGGTCCGCGGCTCCGGTGATGCGGTCCCTGCACGCCGATCCGGAGCGGCTGCGGGAGCGCACCGAGGCCCTCGCCGCGCGGGTCGGGGGGACCGTCGTCGAGCACGACGGCCGGGTCGGCGGGGGAGGCGCGCCCGGCGTGCCGCTGCCCGGATACGCGGTGCGGCTGCCGGAGTCGCTCGCGCGGCCGCTGCGCACCGGCACCCCGGCGGTGGTGCCGCGCGTGCACGACGGCGCCGCCCTGATCGACCTGCGGTGCGTTCCGGAGGCCGACGATGAACGCGTCGCCGCGGCGGTACTGGCCGCGCACGCCGTGCCCTGATGTTCGTCGTCGCGACGGCCGGGCACGTCGACCACGGGAAGTCGACGCTGGTCAAGGCGCTCACCGGGATGGAGCCCGACCGCTGGGAGGACGAACGACGGCGTGGGCTCACCATCGATCTCGGGTTCGCCTGGACCACCCTGCCGTCCGGCCGCGAGGTGGGCTTCGTCGACGTCCCCGGGCACCAGCGCTTCCTCGGGAACATGCTCGCCGGGATCGGCCCGGCGCCGGTGGTGTGCTTCGTGGTGGCGGCCGACGAGGGCTGGCAGGAGCAGTCGTCCGATCACCGGGATGCGGTGCGCGCGTTGGGTATCGAGCGGGGACTGATCGTCGTCACGAAGACCGACCGGGCCGGGCCGGAGCGCGTGCGCGAGGTGGTGGCGCAGGCACGCGCCGAACTGGCCGGGACCGGGCTCGCGCGGGTGCCCGCGGTCGGTGTCTCCGCCGTCGCGGGAACCGGAATGGACGAGCTGCGCGCCGCGCTCGACACCGTCCTCGGCGGCTCACCGGCGCCGTCGGACACCGGACGGGTCCGGCTGTGGGTGGACCGGTCGTTCACCATCACCGGTGCGGGCACGGTGGTCACCGGCACGCTCGCGGCCGGGAGCCTCGCCGACGGCGACCGACTCGAGTTGCACGCGCGTGACGGGCGGCGCACGGTGACGGTCCGCGGCCTGCAGACGCACGGCCGCGACGCCGGTGTGGTGCGGCCGACCAGCCGGGTGGCGGTGAACCTGCGCGGCGCCGGCGCGGAGGAGATCCGCCGCGGCGACGCGCTGGCGACCCCGCGCGCGTGGCGGTCGGTGGCCGTCGTCGATGTGGTGCGGACCGATGCCACCGGCGACGTGCCCGAGTGGCTGACGGTGCACGCCGGGACGGCGGCCGTTCCGGCCCGGGCCCGGCCGCTGCGCGACGCGCACCTGCGACTGACCCTCGCGCGGCCGCTCCCGCTGCAGCGCGACGACCGTCTTCTGCTGCACGATCCGGCGGCCGGACGGATCGTCGGCGGCGGCATGGTGCTCGACGTCGATCCGCCGCCGCTGCGCCGCCGCGGCGATGCGGCGCGCCGCGCGGACGCGCTGTCCGGGTTCGATGATTCCGCCGGTGCGGCCGACGAGGTGGCCAGGGGCGGTGCGGTGCCCGCCGCGCGGCTGGCGGAACTGGGACTCGACACCGCGGCGGTGCCCGACGGGGTCGTCGTGCTCGGCGACTGGTGGGTGAGCGAGCAGGTGTTCGGCGATTGGCAGGCGCGGCTGCGCGGGGCCGTCGTCGATCTGCACGAGCGTGACCCGTTGGCGGCCGGGTTGTCGTACGGGGCGGCGCGCGATGTGCTGGCGCTGCCGGATCCGGCGTTGCTGGCGGCCGTGGTCGGCGGTGCCGGGGTGACGGCCGACGGCGGACTCCTGTTCCTGCCCGAGTTGCGGCGCGATCTGGGGCAGGCCGAAGCCGGGATAGGGGAGTTGGAGCGTCGTCTGCGGGCGGCGCCGTTCGCCGCTCCCGAGGCCGACGATCTGGCAGGCTTGCGGTTGGGCACGAGGGAACTGGCTGCGGCCGAGCGGAGCGGCCGGCTCTTGCGCTTGGCCGACGGTCTGGTGCTGCTGCCGACGTCCCCGGCCCTGGCCATGCGGGAACTGGTGCGGCTGCCGCAGCCGTTCACCACCTCGGAGGCGCGACGGGCGCTGCACACCTCGCGCCGCGTGGCGATCCCGCTGCTGGAACACCTCGATGCCCGCGGCTGGACCCGCCGGATCGACGGCGGACACCGGGAAGTCGTGCGCTGATCCGCGCGTCAGAGGACGAGATCGCTCGGCGCGAAGGCGACGGGGAAGGGGTCGGTGACCGCGAAGGGCCGGTCGCCGGTGGCCTCGGCGGCGACGACGTAGTCGCCGTCACCGAGGCTCCAGGCGGTGATCGACGGCTCGTCGGGGTCGACCACCCAGTAGTGCGGGCAGCCGGCGCGGGCGAGGCGGTCCTTCTTGAGAAGAAGGTCGAAGGTGCGTGTGGAGCGTGACAGGATCTCGATCGCGAGGAGCGGGGCAACGGGCAGGTTTCGCTCCGTCAGGTGCTCGGTTCTGGTGACGATCAGATCCGGTTGCATCGTGGTGTCGCCGGCCAAGACCACATCGAAGGGTGCGGCGAGAACTTCGATGTCGTCCGGGCAGGCGTTGAACAACACGACGCTGAGCCGCATGGATA
The nucleotide sequence above comes from Gordonia sp. PP30. Encoded proteins:
- a CDS encoding PIG-L family deacetylase; its protein translation is MEITAFPGDWSTALVLVAHPDDPEYGMAAAIARWTAEGKVVTYALATSGEAGIAGMSPEQAGPLREDEQRASAAVVGVGEVEFWGFTDSELFNTPELRAKIAETVVRVNPDIVLSLYGGPEWAPGRPNQRDHMEFAAAVVDAYDSLPDPPRALFVNGPGSTHAVDVDGFVETAVASLAEHREYLSVLDPSTPVVDQARAQVEMTTGPIDGFPAAHAAGFTRLRPTD
- the fdnG gene encoding formate dehydrogenase-N subunit alpha encodes the protein MARFSPLEWPVIRQLRSGDTFGRGPAVESARTKKMESRTTTADRVVQSVCPFCAVGCGQKVYVKDDRVIQIEGDPDSPISRGRLCPKGSSSEQLVNNPLRQTKIRYRAPYATQWQDLELDTAIDMIADRFIEARRHHWQDVDAHGRPLRRTMGIASLGGATLDNEENYLIKKLFTAAGAIQIENQARIUHSATVPGLGASFGRGGATQSLQDMANADFILLMGGNMAEAHPVGFQWVTEARSRGARVIHVDPRFTRTSAVVDRHISIRAGSDIVLLGGLINYAISRERYFHDYVVAFTNAATLIDAEYQDAEDLGGLFSGFDGETGTYDQTSWQYADERDETLQDPRTVFQILKRHYARYTPEMVAQMCGVPEDEFVYLAESMLDNSGPERTGCIGYATGWTQHTMGAQVIRTASILQLLLGNVGRPGSGIMALRGHASIQGSTDIPTLFNLLPGYLPMPSAGRHDTLGQYLDAIRPETHKGYWEYADAYTVSLLKAWWGDAATADNDWCYDYLPRLDGPAGTYQTVVDMLDGKVDGYFVVGQNPAVGSANSRQQRMAMAKLKWLVVRDLNMIESATWWKEGPEIASGELKTEEIGTEVFFLPAATHVEKAGSFTQTQRMVQWRHKAVNPPGQAQSELEFYYELGKRIRERLAGSDDPRDRPLLDLTWDYPVDEDGEIIPESVLAEINGRYLTGERAGEPLTSFGQLKADGSTIAGCWIYTGVYADGVNKSARRVPQGGPGVTQSEWGWVWPADRRILYNRASADRDGRPWSERKKYVWWDEEAGRWTGADVVDFPATRAPGTVPPDGATGADAIGGDDAFIMQSDGKGWLFAPTGLVDGPLPTHYEAQESPVANALYPQQQAPARLTMPRTDNLDAPSAGQPGDDVYPYVFTTYRLTEHHTAGGMSRWSPYLAELQPEMFCEVSPELAAECGLVNEGWATIISPRAAIEARVLVTDRLRPLQINGRVVHQVGLPYHWGVGSDAVVAGDAANDLVGVTMDPNVFIQESKVGSCAVVAGRRPQGAAVDELVREYQQRAGTTVETDNVRLTVPPEIAAASAVTARHRIVHSAMEDTVPDETTGTEPMEGGA
- a CDS encoding 4Fe-4S dicluster domain-containing protein — translated: MGQLTGPSDPSADAHWPVHEERRGFFTDTSICIGCKACEVACKEWNRNPRDGDLEFTGMSYDNSVSLGASTWRHVAFIEQDAERIAAARESGARLVGLGMPQMRGSSSAAEQAPTEGERPDTTPPDTPEFRWLMSSDVCKHCTHAGCLDVCPTGAMMRTEFGTVVVQTDICNGCGTCVAGCPFGVVERRSDGTAAPTTRQGERKGEQPEVPNKGIAQKCTLCYDRLRDGETPACAKTCPTTSIKFGDRRDMVAQAHARVEQLHAQGMTEARLYGANEHDGVGGTGSVFLLLDEPEVYGLPPDPRVCTADLPSMYKRAGVAVAGMAAAVAVSFLGSWRDRSGRSR
- the nrfD gene encoding NrfD/PsrC family molybdoenzyme membrane anchor subunit translates to MTSSEYDQFRPPRPPRKGKGRKGGGKGPGRRGDDLMVPQAEVEHLDARGYYGHPVVKAPPWEWPVGAYLFLGGVAGGSGLLALGAQLTGRPVLRRNTRLAGLGAAGLGAVALLADLGRPERFLHMLRTFKVTSPMSVGSWILVGYSSFIGVAAAGEVDRLTGDRLPLGPLRPVMRAVEPTAGVAAAGLAAPLAAYTAVLLGDTAMPTWNAVHRELPFVFVSSASLAAAGAALVTTPAPEAGPARNLAVLGVIGDVIATRVMEKRADPVAIEPLHHGTPGKLMRWAERLAVAGGVGALLAGGRRGRVRRGVAALSGATLLAASACTRFGVFEAGLESAADPRYTIEPQKRRLARRRAEGITGDAITGL